The genomic window TGTAAACTTCGTCGCGGTAGATGAAGGCGATCACGTCCGCGTCCTGCTCGATGGCTCCCGATTCGCGCAGGTCGCTCAGCATCGGCTTCTTCACCGATCGTTCCTCGACCTTGCGGTTGAGCTGCGCCAGGGCAATGACGGGGATGTTGAGCTCCTTAGCCAGCGCCTTCAGGGACCGGGAGATGTCGGAGATTTCCTGTTCCCTCCGTTCGGATTCCTTGCCCCGCATCAGCTGCAGGTAGTCCACCACCACCATTCCCAGGCCGCGGTCCGCCATCATCCGCCGCGCCTTGGCGCGCAGCTCCAGCGCCGAAATGGACGGCGTGTCGTCGATGTAAATGGGGACGTCCATGAAAGAACCCGCGGCGGTGAGCATCTTGGCGCATTCGGTCTGACTGAGAAAGCCGGTGCGGATCTTGTGCGAATCGACGCGGGCCTCGGCACAGAGCAGGCGCATGGCCAGCTGCTCCTTGCTCATCTCCAGGGAGAAGAACCCCACCGGAATGCCGCTCTCGACCGCGGCGTTCCGGGCGATGCACAATGCCAGGGCGGTCTTGCCCATGCTGGGCCGCGCGGCGATGACGATCAGGTCGGACTTCTGGAACCCGGCGGTGATCTTGTCGAGATCCCGGTAGTGGCTGGGAACCCCGTTTACCATGTCCCGCTGTTCCTGATAACGCTCGATGGACTCGA from Syntrophobacter fumaroxidans MPOB includes these protein-coding regions:
- the dnaB gene encoding replicative DNA helicase, with the protein product MDAIAEELKKVPPQQLEAEQSLLGGILIDNDGLPAALEIIKGDEFYRESHRIIFRAIQELFERNEPIDLVTTAALLAEKNQLEAVGGAPYLASLVDAVPSASNVATYARIINEKALLRRLIQTANEISSWSYGGGKNVEEILDEAESSIFSITENRIRNSYSSLKDIVKKSIESIERYQEQRDMVNGVPSHYRDLDKITAGFQKSDLIVIAARPSMGKTALALCIARNAAVESGIPVGFFSLEMSKEQLAMRLLCAEARVDSHKIRTGFLSQTECAKMLTAAGSFMDVPIYIDDTPSISALELRAKARRMMADRGLGMVVVDYLQLMRGKESERREQEISDISRSLKALAKELNIPVIALAQLNRKVEERSVKKPMLSDLRESGAIEQDADVIAFIYRDEVYNPNSPDKGTAEILIAKQRNGPTGEIRLGYISLYTRFENLALSS